From Camelina sativa cultivar DH55 chromosome 5, Cs, whole genome shotgun sequence:
AGACATGAAAAGGTCTTTCTAAACCCACATTTTCTTCAACAACTAAGAGTAGTTAGGTTTTTACTAATTATACTTGTACTTGATACATCTTTATAATGACAGTcgaccaaaaaggaaaaaaacaaattgtttagGGTTGGATTTTTATGCTTCGTTTTGTTGTACAAGACTGAATTTTAAATTGGAAAAAGAGTTCAAATCTATAGTTCTCGGGAAGGATTTTCTATTcaagataataatatttataaattacaGTTCAAAAAAATGTATCTATTGTAACTATTtctaaatatgtataatataatgaGTTACTTGAAAGattgatataaatttgattagtAAAGTAGTAGTTAAATAGCAAAATAGAACTTATAAGAATAGGTGCTTCAAAACCTGAATATCAACAAAATCAATACTTGGTCCAGCAACAACATagcaaaaagatttttttttttttaaaatatatcttgtATATCACGGAACCGAGGCAAGTGTTGTGGCATGTTAACCAGTGTTTCTCATTCCTGCAGCGATACCATTGATTGTGATAAGCAAAGCATCCCTAAGCTTATTGTTATCTTCATCACGTCTTAGCCTCTTAAGAACTTCAACTTGCATCATGTTCATTGCGTTGAGATAAGGAAGTCTACTCTCAATGAGTTTCTTCAAGCTCTTATTGTTCTCCAAAAGTTTCTCATGGCCACTTATCACAAGAACGTACTTCTCAGTAGTCACAAGTTCCTTTCTTAGCTCAGTGCCAAGTCCTCTTCTTTTCTCAGAAACAAGTTGTTCATCGTAGTGTTTGGTTATGGGGATGTCTGCTTTAGCTAACACCATCTCTATAAGGTCAATAGTGGACTGAAAAAATGGCCATTCTTTATACATCTCTTGAAGATCATCCGCGTGACCCTTCTCAGAGACTCCTTTTAGGCCAGCCCCTACACCAAGCCAAGCTGGAAGAACAAACCTTGTTTGGGTCCAAGCAAAGACCCAAGGGATAGCTCGGAGATGTCCTATGCCAGTAGAGCTCTTTCTTCGCGTTGGCCGGCTTCCTATATTGAGGAAACCAAGTTCCGCTTGTGGTGTTGCCTCTTGAAAGTAAGATAGAAACTCTGGGTTTTCATACACTGTGCTTCTATAGTGTTGGCAACTTATTTTGGAGATTTCTTCCATTACGTTTCGCCATTTTTCCTCTCGAGGTGGCTGAGGAGGCTTTAAGGTAGCGAGTAGAACCGCGGTTGTGTATATTTCTAGTTGCCTAACAGCCGTTTGTGGTATCCCAAATTTAGCTTGAACCATCTCACCTTGTTCAGTTGAACGCAAAGAGCCCTGGTCAAACCAATTCAGTCATTATCtataatctagttttttttttttttcaatgtatttAATATGGTGATAGCATTAGTACAAACCAATATTATGATCTATCAAAAAAGTTGGAAACTGACCATTACAGAGCCTGGCGGTTGGGATTGTATAGCAAGATAGGTCGGACCACCACCACGACCAATGCTTCCTCCTCGTCCATGGAACAATGTGATTTTGATTCCAAATTCATTACAAGCAGCCACAACATTTTCTTGAGCTTTGTAAAGTTCCCATGCTGCTGTAAACCGTCCAGCATCTTTTCCTGAATCAGAGTATCCAACCATCACCTACAAGTAACATTGTTATTTAGAAGCTCCCTTCAAATGTTTGTAATTCTTTTAAATGTTTGAAGTTATCCGTAATGTACCTCTTGGTGACCGTTGTGGTTCTTTTGTACGTGTTCCCTATACCAATCGATTGAGAATAATTTTCTTATCGAAGGACCAGCGGCTCTTAAATCATTCACCGTTTCAAAAAGAGGTACCACTCGCAGCCTATTcaaataaatagatatatagGACTAATAAATGTTTAGGCTACTCAAAATGTTACTCATGCAGAAGTGACTGCTATAAACAAAAGCATGTTACAATGTAATATTATGGTGGAGTTTTGAACTCACGTTCCACCAGGGCATGGTTTTCCATGTTTGCTAGTTATAGCAAGTCGAGCATCTTTTTGCAACAGCTCCACAGCGAGGACATCACTTGCCTGCAAGTAATTATACAAATCAATgtcattgttttctttgttgatgaaaatgtttatatatacatagtcCACCCATAACTTATAGCTACATTTTCATTTGGAGAAATCATACATTTGAAGCCATAGAAATAACATAAGCTCCAAGTGATTCACTTCCAAGCTCAGCAGCGACTCGGAATGTGTCCAATACTTCTTTGACGTCAGGACCAACCTacataaatgaaaagaaaaaaaaaaaaaaaattaacaagtgGTAAACAAAACTTGAGATGGCTTTCATATTGTTGTTCCTTGTAGTATACGcaatatatatttcattctgACCTCGATATATGGAGGAACAAGAGGTCGTTTCCCTTTCAGTTCCCTTgttaaaaaatctaattttttctcTTCATCCCATTCACTATAAGTACCCATACCCAAGTATGTTGTAATTGCATCTAAAGCTTCCGAATGTCTTGCAGATTCCTAGTAATTGAAACACACAAATTAGAGAAATATATCATTTGAATTAGATTGGCCAAAATGTTATGAAGAtttaagcaaaaacaaaattcacctGGCGCAAGTCGAGTTTCACCAAAACCATTCCAAAAGTAGAAACTCTACGGATCAAGTCAGCGAGTCGACCATCAGCTAGTACACTAGCACCAGATGATTgctgagaaaaataaatgatgttatattatattaaagatGATGGATTTTTATAGAAACGCCATATATATTCAAATGGAGAGTTAGGACTGTTACCAAAGATTCGTAACAGAGGAGCAGTGGTTCAAGAAGTTGATCTGATGTTTCATAGGAGTTTACTGGGTCAAACTCACAAGGAAGACCCTCAATTAGGAGTTCAAGAAGTCTTCTTGTCTTCACAAGCTATGATcagaaatcatttttttttgaaaatcaatatgtatatacataattcatcaaaaaatggttcaaatttgataatatattatgttgATCAAAAAGCTTATGATCTTaccttttcttttacttctccAAGAACAATACGATAAGGAGCACTACTAGCTCGTTTAAGTGGAGGTGGTTCTAGTAGCTTTTGGAAACTAGTCTTCCCAACCTGAGATTCCGCAAATAGTTTCCTctggagaagaagttgagaggTAGATGAGAAAGAACCTCGGGAACCATTGTCAGCTTTCTCCGAGTCGATTTTCGAAAAGCCTTCTTCATTATGCTtctatattaacaaaaaacatagaaacattaatcgaaaaaaaaaaatttcaagaacgGAGCAAGTCAGCAAACTATGTTCCATATACATATGTAAGCATGCTTAAAGATGTTTTCTTACCTGAAGATTAGGTGGCATATAATCTGTCGTCGTAGCAATTTCAAATTTGGTATGCTGTGATTCACCAAATTCTGTAATACGATGGGATAGAAAAATATGCATGCGTGAAAAGATTCATAGATGTTggagtaattatttttttttacaaaaaatatattttaccaatGCAAGAAGGTAGGTGAGCTCTAGGTGGAAGCTGTGATGGCAAAGATGATGAACTTTGTAATTGGTTTGAGTAATTTGATtggcctctctcagaatcttgTGTAGAACTTCCTTCTGAGGgagaaaacatcaaatttttaagatttaaataaaaatgaaactatacgaaaagaaaaataaagatattgtAGAAATTGAAGCATTTATATACCTTTTTCAAGAATTTCATCTGCTAATCTTGAAAACCTGTCACTACATCGATCCGTAGACAATTCGAATCTTAAGCTATCAACCTCTCTTATGTAAAGATCGATAGCCATCCACCTAGACAAGAGAGATACTTCTTTCGTTACCTGAAAAAATGATATCACAATATCTAATGTTAGAGGTGAGATGTGAACTag
This genomic window contains:
- the LOC104787928 gene encoding phosphoenolpyruvate carboxylase 4-like, with the protein product MTDTTDDIAEEISFQSFEDDCKLLGSLFHDVLQKEVGNSFMEKVERIRILAQSALNLRLAGIEDTANLLEKQLTSEISKMPLEEALTLARTFTHSLNLMGIADTHHRMHKVRNVTQLARSCDDIFSQLLQSGISPDELYETVCKQEVEIVLTAHPTQINRRTLQYKHVRIAHLLDYNTRSDLSLEDRERLIEDLVREITSLWQTDELRRQKPTPVDEARAGLNIVEQSLWKAVPHYLRRVSNSLKKFTGKPLPLTCTPIKFGSWMGGDRDGNPNVTAKVTKEVSLLSRWMAIDLYIREVDSLRFELSTDRCSDRFSRLADEILEKEGSSTQDSERGQSNYSNQLQSSSSLPSQLPPRAHLPSCIEFGESQHTKFEIATTTDYMPPNLQKHNEEGFSKIDSEKADNGSRGSFSSTSQLLLQRKLFAESQVGKTSFQKLLEPPPLKRASSAPYRIVLGEVKEKLVKTRRLLELLIEGLPCEFDPVNSYETSDQLLEPLLLCYESLQSSGASVLADGRLADLIRRVSTFGMVLVKLDLRQESARHSEALDAITTYLGMGTYSEWDEEKKLDFLTRELKGKRPLVPPYIEVGPDVKEVLDTFRVAAELGSESLGAYVISMASNASDVLAVELLQKDARLAITSKHGKPCPGGTLRVVPLFETVNDLRAAGPSIRKLFSIDWYREHVQKNHNGHQEVMVGYSDSGKDAGRFTAAWELYKAQENVVAACNEFGIKITLFHGRGGSIGRGGGPTYLAIQSQPPGSVMGSLRSTEQGEMVQAKFGIPQTAVRQLEIYTTAVLLATLKPPQPPREEKWRNVMEEISKISCQHYRSTVYENPEFLSYFQEATPQAELGFLNIGSRPTRRKSSTGIGHLRAIPWVFAWTQTRFVLPAWLGVGAGLKGVSEKGHADDLQEMYKEWPFFQSTIDLIEMVLAKADIPITKHYDEQLVSEKRRGLGTELRKELVTTEKYVLVISGHEKLLENNKSLKKLIESRLPYLNAMNMMQVEVLKRLRRDEDNNKLRDALLITINGIAAGMRNTG